CACAGAGCCTCCAAGAGACCAAAGCAGTGGGTAAGGAAAGTCCCCTGTCCTGGTCCTTCAGCATCTCTTGTTCATCTGGATGGTATTTGGTCTCTGGATCCGCCCCTCATCCCTTGCCAGTTAGACAAGGTCCAGAAATGGACTTGGCTTCTCAAGTTGCTCCACCTCTATCTGGGAACCCCCAGCAAGGTGTGACAGGTTTTCAGCACACTTACCTACTGGTACTCCAGTGAGGAAGTCAAGGCCTCGTTAAGGCTCTTGCTGTTCCTTGAAGGGCCCCAAGTCCCCAGAATAAGTTTTAAGGATCTTGAATCTCTGCTGTCAGCTCTGCCTCCAATTCCTCTTGAAGTTTTCCTATAATAAGAGTTCTCAGCCTTTAGATCAGGAAGTTACAGCTTAATTATCAGTGTTTACTATCCCTTCTCACCTGTACCCTGCAAGTGAGATGCAAGTCAGGGCCTAGGCAGGAAGTAAACaaccatgtgctttggaaaatagGAGAGGTTAGGGAATGGGGGTGGGGCATTCTTCTTCAAGTCCTGTTACTGCTGGAATCTACTTACCAGGACAGCCTTTGGAAGAACGATTTATTAGATAAGTGGTTTTTAACAGTCCCATCATCATACTAGTTCCCATTCCTACAGGGTGGGGAGAGAACATAGGCTGGGAATCTAGTGTACGGATGTCATAACTAACAGATATTTTTGTTCCAGCTCTTCTCTGATGCCTGTAAATCCAGGCAATGGGAAAGGACCAAACTTTGCAGGTATCCACTCAGGAAACACCATATAGCAGCCTCATTCTTGTCATTCTGCATGCCCTTCATTTTGCTTCCTTTGAGGGTTTCAGTGGTCTCTATCAAAGTTGACCTCCAGGCTAGTGTCAGGAATTCCCAAGGCAGCAGGGTCATTATAGAGAATTGAGAGGTAAAGCTACCATCAGTCTTTGCCCTGAGCTTTCTTGGACACGATGGGGTTTGTCCGTAGGTGGCCGTCTGTATGCAGGGGCAGAAGGTGCTCTTGGAGAAAACGGGAGCTCAGCTTGGAgaacaggaactgccagactttctGGAGGAGTCTTCCCAGTCAGAACCTCAGGACCAGCTGAGCCACCATCATGGGGAGAAATCTCAGCTCCTCCAGGAACCAACCCTTCAGTTGGCTGGGACAGGTAAACACTCTGTAccacttccttcttttttatcAGACTTTACCTCCATCAAAGCATCTCATGGTCATCAAAAGGAgtccgtgtgtgtgcgtgtgttttaaTGTTgtatgtaatcatagatctttatTTTCCAAAAAGAACCTTACTAATTAGAATGATGCTGAGACTGTATGTTTAGAAGAAGTATATGTTTATCATTTtctattaatgaatatttgacaATCAGATGCACAACAGGATTATTCCAGTGCCTAGTCTTCTGTTCTTTTCAAAGCTTCTTGTAGTGAAGACAGATCCAAATACGAACACTATGACCACCAATGAACTTCCACCCAAGCTGCAGCTGAGTTTTATCACTTAAAATGGTTCCACGGTTAGAAGGGGCCTAAATAATATTTCTTCTAGCGAAAAAGCTCACACTCATTATTTTCTgcgcctcctccttctctctgatATTGTTTGTGCTTTAACCCCCATATTTGTTTTCCTGTATTTCCCTACTGTATTTGGTAGTGTGCAGATACAGGTGTTGGCCCCGTTCTGCACAATCCTGTGATCCCTAAATGTGAATGAAAGTGACAGTTTGGTCAGTCTTGGTCATGTAAATAGAGTATACGGTCAGCAAGTTAGACAAGAGGTTCATAAGACTACAGGCTTGTTTCCTTAAAATGTATCgaaatcagtgaaacatttcattttgGTTTGATTATTCTTGGCATTCTGGAAAAGGACAAGACCTGGGACATCAGTAAAAAGCGTTAGGACTCTGGCTGAGGTCTCTGCCCCATAAGCTATGACCATCATGGCCCTAAAGAAAGTGGACCACACACGCTCACTTCTGCTGCAGCAGAAGCAGCTGGGTGTATGTGTCCATCTCCATCTCCTTTCATTTGATCCTTGAGAGGGTGGATTACCTTGTTGCTCATCATCAAAATCTACCAGGTCTTCCTCCAGAGTACACTGTccagtacagtagccactaggcatgtgtggctatttaaatattttatattgagatataattcacatactataaatttcactcttttaaagtgtataatttagttgtttgtctttttaattgtgaaaatgtACATAACAAAGCATgcaccatctcaacaatttctacatgtacaatttagtaacatggattacattcttcaaattttacaaccattctcattatccttttccaaattattataccaccattaacataacctaaATACCACCTAGGCAAacattccttctttcttcttcccacctTTGGTAACagctaataatctttggtttctgtatgtCTGCATCTTTCTTAAAAGTGacgtcataaaatatttgtccttttatgactgacatattttgctcagcatgatatTGTCAAGACCCATCTGTATTGTGGCAtgcattaggacttcatttctctttatgactgagtagtattctgttgcatgtatataccacattttgtttatccatttatctgttgatggacattttggttcctccgcgtgtctgtcagtttgtcgtactttgggggcttgcatgttgctgtgatgctggaagctataccaccggtattcagatgccagcagggtcacccatggaggacagtttcagctgagcttccagactaagacagactagaaagaaggacccagcagtctacttgtgaaaagcattagccagtgaaaaccatatgaatagcagcagaacattgtctaatatagtgctagaagatgagcccccagattggaaggcactcaaaagacgactggggaagagctaccacctcaaaatagagtcaaccctAATGTcatggatggagtgaagctttcgggaccttcatttgctgatgtggcatgactcaaaatgagaagaaacagctgcaaacatccattaataattggaacctgaaatgtacaaagtatgaatctaggaaaattggaaatcgtcaaaaatgaaatggaacgcataaacatcgatatcctaggcattagtgagctgaaatggactggtactggccattttgaatcagacaatcatatagtctattatgctggaaatgacaccttgaagaagaatgatgttccattcatcatcaaaaagaacatttcaagatctgaagtaaaacgctatcagtgataggataatatccatgtgactacaaggaagaccagttaatactactattattcaaatttccgcaccaaccattaaggccaaagatgaagaaatagaagatttttatcagcagctgcagtctgaaattgatcaaacatgcaatcaggatgcattgataattactggtgattggaattcgaaagttgaaaacaaagaagaaggattggtagttggaaaatatgtccttagtgatagaaacaatgctggagatcaaatgatagaattttgcaagaccaacgacttcttcattgcaaataccttctttcaccaacataaacggcaactatacacatggaccttgccagatggaacacacaggaatcaaattgactacatctgtggaaagagacgatggaaaagctcaatatcatcagtaagaacaaggccaggggccggctgtggaacagacgatcaattacttatatgcaagttcaagctgaaactgaagaaaatcagagcaagtccacgagagccaaaatatgaatatatcccacctgaatttagagaccatcttaagaatagatttgacacattgaccactagagactgaagaccagatgagtcgtgGAAAGATaccaaggacgtcatacatgaagaaagcaagagatctttgaaaagataggaaagaaaagaccaagatggatgtcagaggagactctgaaacttgctcacaaacgttgagcagctaaagcaaaaggaagaaatgatgaagtaaaagaaccaaacagaagatttcaaagggcagcttgagaagaaaaagtaaagtattataatgacacgtgcaaagagctggagatagaaaaccaaaagggaagaacatgcttgccgtttctcaagctgaaagaattgaagaaaaaattcaagcctcaagttggaatagtgaaggattctatggggaaaatactaggaagcatcaaaaagatggaaggaatacacagagtcgtgataccaaaaagaattacttaaagaagtagcatatgatcaggaacttatggtactgaaggaagaagtccaagctgctctgaaggtattggcgaaaaacaaggctccaggaattgatggaatatcaattgagatgtttcaacaaacagatgcactggaggtgctcactcagctatgccaagaaatttggaagacagcttcctggccaactgactggaagaaatccatatttatgcctattcccaagaaaggggatccaacagaatgtggaaattctagaacaatatttttttaatcattaataccacatgcaagcaaaattttgctgaagatcattcaaaaatggctgcagcagtatatcgacagggaactgccagaaattcaggccggtttcagaagaggacgtggaaccagggatatcattggtgatgttagatggatcctggctgaaagtagagaataccagaaggatgtttacctgtgttttattgactatgcaaaggcattcgactgtgtggaaattgtggataacgttgcgaaaaatgggaattccagcacacttaattgtgctcatgaggaacctgtacaagaggcagttgtttggagagaGCAAGGTGATAccgattgatttaaagtcaggaaaggtgtgtgtcagggttgtatcctttcaccgtacctgttcagtctgtatgctgagcaaataatcagagaagctggactatatgaagaagaacggggcatcaggattggagaaagactaattaacagcctgagttatgcaaatgacactcttgcttgctgaaagtgaaaaggacttgaagcacttgttaatgaagatcaaagaccacagccttcagtacggattgcacctcaatataaaacaaaaatccgcacaactggaccaatgagcaacatcatgataaacagagaaacgattgaaattgtcaaggattgcattttacttggatccacaatcaacagccatggaagcagcagtcaagaaatcaaagcgatgcattgcattaggtaaatctccTGTAAAGGAGCTCTTTAAgacgttgaaaagcaaagatatcacctgaagactaagatgcacctgacccaagccatggtattttcagtagcatcatatgcatttgaaagctggacagtgaataaggaagagtgaagaagaattgacacccttaaattgtggtgttggcaaagaatattgaatacaccatggaccgtcaaaagaacaaacaaatctgtcttagaaaaaatacagccagaatgctccttagaagcaagcttggcgagactgtgtcttacatacattagacatgttgtcaggagggatcagtccctggagaagggcatcatgcttggcaaagtacagggtcagcagaaaagaggaagaccctcagcaaggtggattgacacagtggctgcaacaatgagctcaagcgtaacaaacagttgtaaggatggtgcaagactgggcagtgtttcgttctgttgtgcttaggttcactttgagtcagaaccgactcgacggcacctaacaacagcaacaatgaccttttggttattttgaaaagtcctgcaatgaacattagtgtacaggtttttgtttgtgttcctgctttcacttattctgggtatatacctaggattgggattgctaggtcatatggtagtctTATGTTCaactcttttccacagtggctgtagtgTATAGATTTATGAATgagcataagttttcatttctcttaggtatgtgcctatgagtggaattgctgaatcttaCAGCAATTCTACATTTAACTTTTGGagcaactgccaaactgttttcaaagtgcccgcaccattttacattcctgtcaGCTGTGTacaaggattccaatttctccacattctctcgAATGCTTGTTATTGTccgtcttttttattatagccatgttagtgggtgtgaagtagcatctcattgtggttttgaattgtgtttccctagtgactaatgatgttgagtaccttttcatgtgcttattggccatttgtatatcttctttggagaaatgtctattcaagtcctttgcccatttttaaattaggtagtttgtctttttgttgttcaattGTAAGAGTTGTTTATATACTGTCTactagacccttattggatacataattttcaaatattttctcccattctgcaggctgtcttttcactttcttagtagtgtttgttgatgCACAATAGTTTTAATCTTGCTGATGTCCAgtttatccattttttctttgATTACAGTGGTTTTGAAttaaacagtaacaaaaaagtTGCCTAATCCAATGTCAGGAAGATTGACACCTGTGTTTTCTTCtcggagttttatagttttagctctttcatttggcacaaacagttaagtgcttgactactacccaaaaggttagtggttcaagcccacctagaggtaccttggtgccctggtggtgcaatggctaggcgctcggctgctaaccaaaaggtcagcagttcgaaaccaccaaccACCCCTTGGgatccctatggaacagttctactgtgtcctgtagggtcattgtgagtcggaattgacttgatggcaatgagtttgtttttttgtttggttagaggcaccttgaaagacaggcctggagatctgcttccaagaaaaggtcacagccttgaaaatcctgtggagcacagttctactctgacaaacatgggttggttcaccatgagtcaaaatctatttgacagcaaccaacaactcttccatttagatctttaatccattttgagttaatttttgtatatggcgtGAGGCAGGGGTTgaaattcattcttttgtatgtgacTATTCAGTTGTCCCCACTGAATTGTCTTGGCATCCttgtaaaaaaattaattgaccatAAATATATGGgttggctatttaaatttaattaaaatcaaataaaatttaaaattcagatcctcagtcacactaaccacatttcaagtactcCACTATCACATATGGCTAATAGCTGCAATAGtgaactgcacacacacacacacatatacacatgcacacacattttcCACGTTGCAGGAAGCCCACTGGGCAGCGCTGCTGTAGGTCTTCCACTTGGTGATCCTCAATCCTGAAAGTCAAAAGTTGGGGAATTTCTGAAATTAGGATACATGTCTAGCCCATATTCTGGTTTCCAGACACATACATTGTCAATTTTGTAATGAACAAAAACACCAGTCACTGGATTTACTATCCTTTGAAGAGAAGATGGTTGTCAGTCGGTGTCCATGTAAGTGATGGGTATTTGTTGAAATAACTCAGGTACAAAATTTGTGATTTTCAAATTTCAACTCTTCTTACACTGATACTCAGCTCtgatgaattttcttttctgtattctccTTAAACTTTTCCCTAAAggtaggaaggagggaggaggttgGAAATCTTGGTTTCTAACTTTAATATAAATTAGAATCACTCCAGGAGCTTATTAACTGTGTAGATGTCCAGGCCCCACCCCAAGAGAATCTGGAGGTGGCGGGGGGAGCCTGCTTATTTAACAAGTACCCCAGTTGAGTCTAATGCAAATGACTAGTACAGGCTCTTTGAGAAACCTTGCAGTATATTTCATAACTCATTTGCTGAGGTTCCTTCTTCAAAGCCCAGAAAAATAGAACATATTCTTTCTAACTATAGAGGCCACCAGAATGAGAAGTGACAACAAGGAAAATCCACAACAGGAAGGGACTAAAGGAGCAAAACCTTGTGCAGTGTCAACTGACAGATCCAAAGGGAATGGTCTGCAGAGTCATGAACCTAGAGCCGTGAGTGTGAGTGAACCCCGGTTGTCACCGAGACAGGTCAGCCCTCCAAATGCTCAAAAGCCATTCACTCACCACCAGAGACAGTGCAGGCAACTGGAATACATCAGCAGCCCCCTAAAAAGCCACCTGCTGAGGGAGGTGGAGAAAAGCAATCGTTTGGAACATCTTGGGCACCCAAAGAAATCTTACAAATGTGATCACTGTGGGAAAAGCTTCTCATTTAATTCAGAGTTGGAAAGACACAAGAGAGTCCACACAGGGGAGAGACCGTACACATGTGAAGTATGTGGAAACTGCTTTGGGCGGCAGTCAACCCTGCAGCTGCATCAGAGGATCCACACTGGAGAGAAGCCGTACCATTGTAACCTGTGTGGGAAAAGCTTTCGACAGAACTCAAACCTTCGCAAGCATCAGAGTCTCCACCATGGAGAATAAAAGGAGAGCTTCATTCTTTACGTTCAGAAGGAAGATATTTGTACTTTTCCTTCCCCTCACTTGCATGTAAATCACAAAGACTTAACAAGGAAAGGCAAAGGTCCCTGAGGAAGTGACGGTGCACATTTAGCTGGTAAAAGGGGTCCCACAAGAGGCAGACCAGGGACGTGCCCATACCCAGTGTCAAGGGTAAAGAAATGGCAGGTCTGGGCATTGGGTCAAGGAGAACTGCACTCACTGTTGGAGAACAGGGAGTAAATACTAAGGGAGTGACACGATGATCCTGCCCCACTTATTGTGAAGTTCTTCCTATTGCTTTATCTTGTAAAATAAGTTAAAGTATAAATTCTACATATAGTTGCGCATTTGCTGTCACACAAGACAATCTTTATTATGCTCACACTTCTTTAATAAAGATGAGTGATCCACCAGCATTTCAAGGCAAAAGTGCATTGGAATGTAAGTCCCCTGATAGTCCATCTGTAATTCCTGGCTGTTCATAACAAAGGATTGCATTAAGTGAGAATGTGTCATGTTTGTGTTTCCAAATAACTAAAAGATgcatttatataaaaaagaaaaatatacatatgtgtgtgtatatatatatgtatatatatttttatatatatatatgatcctTTTTATATCCAAGCATCTTTGATTTAGAAAAACTAAGTCCACACAGCAGTCCCagccaagagacagagaaacactATTGAGAGGtgaggagccttgtttttccatcATCGTAGCTTTTGGACTTAGCCCAAGAGGAGGAGGTGTTTAGTAATTGGGTAATTGAGGACCCTGCTTTCCCTGCCAGGCCCATTTCTGCCTGAATTAAGAGATCATGTTGGATGCAACAGGCCAAAACCTTTGCCTTTTGGGCAGAGCCTTAATGAAAGTCCAGTGGCCTTCCTCATAGTTTTTGGTGGTCCTATATGGGTTTTCTGGGTATGTTGGGTTTTATAGGGCAGTGGGGAATGCGATAGGGCCTAATCCTAGATCACCTTCCTAACTGCTCTGTTAAGACAATTCATGTCTACCTTGAATCTCCCCAAAGGGAGGGAACATAGATttccatttttcttatttataaggGTTGGAGACAGGAACTCTTCTTAAAATAAGAGTTCTACTTCTGGTGTGTTTTGAAGttcttgaaaaagaataaagactcTTGAGTGTTTTCTCATTCCAAAATCAATATATGTTCATTGTTGAATCTCAGTGTCATTGGGTACTTGTTCAACTGTGGACCTCGAATAAATATGACAAAATCACCACTCCAAACATCACTcatttccaaaaggttttcaagtGTGTGAtactgcctcccctcccccaactgGGGGTTCACTTTGGCAGATAGAGGGCTCAATTCTAGGCCAAGTAGGGGCAGTAAGGAATTAGGCCTCAGGTGCTCATTTGCCGGTCTGCACCCAGTTCTTCAAATGTAGAGATCCCCCTCATTCTTTTTGCCCATGCGGGGTTCCATCGGAGGGCCTCAGCATGGAATGCTGACCTGGTTTGCTATCAGGTATCATGTGCAGTACCCCAATATAAGAGAATAATCTTTCTCCTTTCATGTGTAGCCCTTGCCCACGGAGGTTCTGTGATCTTTTCTGGACCTTGCCCAGTACTTACCCTTGTGGAGTTAGGAACAATTCCTGCTCAGGTTATACGGTCCCTGGAGTACCCTTGGGCAGATGAGAGGGGAAGCATCAGTGGTTAGGTGGGGAATCTGGACCTCACAGATTTCTCTGAAAAGCATTTTCTATCTATAGGGGATAAAGACTTTGTAAATCTATCCCTTAACACCATTATCATTACCATCAAAATTAACAACTCCTGAGTACAATCCAATAGACAATGTTGAAATTTTTCCCAATTGtttctaaaacaaaaatgctACTTTTTGCAGCTTTACTGAGGTTTATTTCACGTataaaattcatccatttaaaatgtacagttcagtggtgtTAGTACATtcagagttgtgtaaccatcacgaTAATCCAATTTTGGAATATTTTCCACAGTCCAAGAAGAAACCTCATAGTCatgagcagtcactccccattcctgaCTATCCTGAACACCCCTCTTTTTTCACtttgcataaggttttcaaagttcagtcatgtatcagtacttcattctttttattgccaaatttgATTGATTGAATGgatataccatgttttgtttagaCATTCATCAGGTTATCGACATTTgggttttcactttttggctattatgaataatgctgctataaatattgtacaagtttttgtgtggatgtgagttttcatttcccttgggtatatacctagaatggaattgctaggtcatacagtaactatattttaactttttgaggcactaccagactgttttctaaggtagctgcaccattttacattcccaccagcaggatatgagggttccagtttctccacatcttcaccaacatttactgttttccTATCTTTTATCAAAAGATAAAACGGTATCTCATTGCAGCTTTGGTTTGCATGAGTAGGGGAGAGGATGGGTACAATTAATTATATCCCAAAAGACTATTCACCCTGGGTAAGCCACAGAGATGAGCTGGAGGTACTCTCTTAAAGGCAGGCTTGGGTCTGCTCCTCTTTCATTTTGATTGTACACTGTCCATATTCTCCCGAACCCCCACGTATACACTCCCACATGCTCCGTTCTTTGAAACTACGTGAGACTATTTTCCCTTTGCAAGAGGTGGGTTCTATGGAAGGAAACAGTTTCTAAACCAGGGCACGTCTAATTCTAGATGTATTTGAAAAGCTGAAAGAACACCAAGAGTGGCTATAGGGGAGAGAGAGCAAGAACCATAGAAAAAGAGAGCAGTTGGAGTTGAAGCTGGCAAGGTACAGTCAGGAGACCATGTTGAAGATTTTGGACGTTTGACAGTGACTTTTATAGCATAAACAATTGAGTGATGTGGCACCACatactggaagaaaacaaaaatcagggATTAAAAGCATGAGTCAGCTTTAGAAGATCTCTAGTAGGCAGCTGAATGTAGGGACCTGGAGTGCAAGGGAGAGGAGAGACACGGGCTACAGTTAATGTGAGGTTTTTACACCCATGAGTGATTAACAGGCTTGGGAACCCACGTACCCAAGTGAGCCCAGAATTCAAGAACCAGAGCAAGTTAGAAGTCGGCTGCAGGGCACACAGAGCAAGACACTGGCGTCGGgtctacaaagaaaatattcgACCCGGGTAGGAGTAAGAAGCATAAAGCATCCCTGTCTAACGGAGACATACTCTCAGGGTGGGCCCGTAGCTCCGCATTGCCAAGGTAGAAGTAGGGCTGGCAAGGCAGCGCCTTCCCAGCGTGGTAAGTGCTTGGTGTCCTCGGCCGTCGACCCACAATACCCTACCGCTAGTGCGGAAAACAAGACCTCAGGCTCCCCCGTCCTTCGACAAATGCTCCTACCCCCACCGCCCAGTTTCTGCGGAGAACGCACGCCGAGTAACTGGCGGTGGGAGTAGGCAGGGAGCCGAATCCAAGCCTCGCGCTAGCACCCGACGGCCGCACACAGCATGCACGCCCCAGAGGGCGCAACGGACACCGCCCGAACG
The sequence above is drawn from the Elephas maximus indicus isolate mEleMax1 chromosome 12, mEleMax1 primary haplotype, whole genome shotgun sequence genome and encodes:
- the ZNF174 gene encoding zinc finger protein 174 isoform X1, giving the protein MAAKMEITLSLQPHSPHSSKQERHIIAKLEERQEPALQNNCPDPELSHQRFRRFCYQEVSGPKEALCRLGQLCREWLQPELHTKEQILELLVLEQFLTILPPEIQAWVRKRCPANSTEIVNLVEEFHRASKRPKQWVAVCMQGQKVLLEKTGAQLGEQELPDFLEESSQSEPQDQLSHHHGEKSQLLQEPTLQLAGTEATRMRSDNKENPQQEGTKGAKPCAVSTDRSKGNGLQSHEPRAVSVSEPRLSPRQVSPPNAQKPFTHHQRQCRQLEYISSPLKSHLLREVEKSNRLEHLGHPKKSYKCDHCGKSFSFNSELERHKRVHTGERPYTCEVCGNCFGRQSTLQLHQRIHTGEKPYHCNLCGKSFRQNSNLRKHQSLHHGE